In one Nostoc sp. KVJ3 genomic region, the following are encoded:
- a CDS encoding DNA cytosine methyltransferase — MSDRPCIFSFFAGSGFLDLGFETSGFNIVYVNEIFSPFMAAYRYSRQILNLPLPEYGYHYGEGGDVTQLHEGLQTQHLRELVQDCRKSHNIVGFIGGPPCPDFSIGGKNRGSLGDNGKLSASYVELICRNLPDFFLFENVKGLWRTTRHRLFFESLKQQLLEAGYILTERLINAIEYGVPQDRERIILIGFRNNFIKDIGIKVSSQKFLSDGDFLWKNNILYPQEKVFTYPWRKCDPFQENSIMSCPDGIPQELTVEYWFRKNNVLKHPNAKNCFQPRAGITKFAAIDEGDDSKKSFKRLHRWRYSPTACYGNNEVHLHPYKIRRISVAEALAIQSLPENFVLPENMSLTNMFKTIGNGVPYLASKAFAKTIANFLGIGVKNAVNIYNLTNPNVNLNTYTNSATSTKPTFKIS, encoded by the coding sequence ATGAGCGATCGCCCTTGTATTTTCTCCTTTTTCGCTGGTTCAGGATTCCTAGATTTAGGTTTTGAAACTAGCGGTTTTAATATTGTTTACGTCAATGAAATTTTTTCACCATTCATGGCAGCATACCGCTATTCACGCCAGATTCTCAATCTCCCACTGCCAGAATACGGGTATCATTACGGAGAAGGAGGAGATGTAACCCAGCTTCACGAAGGTTTACAAACACAACACCTCCGCGAGTTAGTACAAGACTGCCGCAAATCTCATAATATTGTGGGCTTCATTGGCGGGCCTCCTTGTCCTGATTTTTCTATTGGCGGGAAAAATAGAGGAAGTTTAGGAGATAATGGCAAGCTTTCCGCTTCTTATGTTGAATTAATTTGCCGCAATCTTCCAGATTTCTTTTTATTTGAGAACGTTAAGGGCTTGTGGAGAACGACAAGGCACCGTTTATTTTTTGAATCACTCAAACAACAATTACTAGAAGCAGGATATATCTTAACAGAGCGATTAATTAATGCTATTGAATATGGTGTACCCCAGGATAGAGAAAGAATTATTCTTATCGGTTTCCGAAATAATTTTATCAAGGATATAGGAATAAAAGTCAGCAGTCAAAAATTCCTATCTGATGGAGATTTTCTTTGGAAAAACAATATTTTATACCCTCAAGAAAAGGTTTTTACTTACCCTTGGCGGAAGTGCGATCCATTCCAAGAAAATTCCATCATGTCTTGTCCTGATGGCATCCCTCAAGAATTAACAGTTGAGTACTGGTTTAGAAAAAATAATGTGCTGAAGCACCCCAATGCTAAAAACTGTTTTCAACCAAGGGCAGGTATTACAAAATTTGCTGCTATTGATGAAGGAGATGATTCTAAAAAGTCTTTCAAGCGTCTTCACCGATGGCGTTACTCTCCGACAGCTTGCTATGGAAATAATGAAGTCCATTTGCATCCCTATAAAATCCGCCGGATTTCTGTGGCGGAAGCTTTAGCTATTCAATCTTTGCCGGAAAATTTTGTTCTTCCAGAGAATATGTCACTTACAAATATGTTTAAAACTATTGGTAATGGCGTACCATATTTGGCATCCAAGGCATTCGCTAAAACTATTGCTAACTTCTTAGGAATTGGTGTAAAAAATGCTGTTAATATTTATAACCTTACTAACCCTAATGTCAACTTAAACACTTATACTAATTCCGCAACATCTACAAAACCAACATTCAAAATAAGTTAG
- the deoC gene encoding deoxyribose-phosphate aldolase, with product MAADYPDIDIAPFIDHSLLTPTATPEQVQQWCEEAYRFNFAAVCLYPAYVKQAVELLHGKNPKVCTVIGFPSGATTSAVKLYEAQEAADNGATELDVVMNLGWLKAGKTEEVHREIAEICEETGQTVKVILETNLLTDAEKKIAAEIAMEAGATFLKTSTGWNGGATVADVRFLQELAKERVGIKAAGGIRTINQAIDLIVAGATRLGTSRGIDLIRQRDNLGKGE from the coding sequence ATGGCAGCAGACTATCCAGATATTGATATTGCGCCATTTATCGATCACTCCCTCTTAACGCCAACGGCTACTCCAGAGCAGGTTCAGCAGTGGTGTGAAGAAGCATATAGATTCAATTTTGCAGCAGTTTGCTTGTATCCCGCCTATGTCAAACAAGCTGTCGAACTCCTCCACGGTAAGAATCCGAAAGTGTGTACGGTGATTGGCTTCCCTTCTGGTGCGACAACTTCAGCAGTGAAGTTGTATGAGGCTCAAGAAGCGGCGGATAATGGGGCCACTGAGTTGGATGTGGTAATGAATTTGGGCTGGTTGAAAGCTGGTAAAACCGAAGAAGTCCACCGGGAAATTGCCGAAATTTGTGAAGAGACTGGGCAAACTGTGAAAGTAATTTTGGAAACCAATCTGTTGACAGATGCGGAGAAAAAAATAGCTGCTGAAATAGCTATGGAGGCGGGGGCGACTTTCTTAAAAACTAGTACGGGTTGGAATGGCGGTGCAACAGTGGCAGATGTACGATTTTTGCAGGAATTGGCAAAAGAAAGGGTGGGAATTAAGGCTGCGGGTGGTATCCGCACTATCAATCAAGCTATAGACTTAATTGTAGCGGGTGCTACTAGATTAGGCACATCTCGCGGTATCGATTTGATCCGCCAGCGCGATAATCTGGGGAAGGGTGAATAG
- the recO gene encoding DNA repair protein RecO, giving the protein MSRTYKATGINLKTQVLGESDKIVTILTPEFGLIRAVAPGARKHNSSLGGRSGMFVVNELLIAKGRSLDKITQAQTLKTYPGLAKDLGKLAASQYLAEIVLSQALSEQPQEELYELFNEHLHRLEALSSANASGVLAHLAHGVFHLLALAGVTPQVQVCCLSGRSLKPDFTDPNWQVGFSVPTGGTICLEAWKRLRAEGERDMRKDQSPIPNAPSPMPHAQTLIVHRQEIPLISSRLSAMELALLQHLSQPEIMQIDGAKDHNWLSIEQILRQYAQYQLGRPIRSATLIDSYFAANHDATI; this is encoded by the coding sequence ATGAGTAGAACCTACAAAGCAACCGGAATTAATCTTAAAACTCAGGTGCTGGGAGAATCAGATAAAATAGTGACGATTTTGACACCAGAATTCGGTCTGATTCGAGCAGTGGCTCCAGGGGCACGTAAGCACAACTCCAGCTTGGGCGGCAGGAGTGGTATGTTTGTTGTGAATGAACTATTGATCGCGAAAGGGCGATCGCTTGATAAAATTACTCAAGCACAGACGTTAAAAACTTATCCTGGTTTAGCTAAAGATTTGGGAAAATTGGCTGCCAGTCAGTATTTAGCAGAAATAGTCCTCTCTCAAGCTTTGAGCGAACAACCCCAAGAAGAACTTTATGAGTTGTTCAATGAACATCTCCATCGGTTGGAAGCATTGTCTAGTGCAAATGCATCTGGTGTTTTGGCTCATCTGGCTCATGGCGTGTTTCACCTTTTAGCCTTAGCAGGAGTAACGCCGCAAGTGCAAGTATGCTGTTTATCTGGACGCTCCCTCAAGCCAGACTTTACAGACCCCAACTGGCAAGTAGGATTTAGCGTCCCTACAGGTGGAACGATTTGCTTAGAAGCTTGGAAACGTTTACGAGCAGAAGGAGAGAGGGATATGAGGAAAGACCAATCCCCCATTCCCAATGCCCCATCTCCTATGCCCCATGCCCAAACACTTATTGTGCATCGGCAAGAAATACCTTTAATTTCTAGTCGTCTGAGTGCTATGGAACTAGCTTTGCTTCAACATCTGTCACAACCAGAGATAATGCAAATTGATGGAGCTAAAGACCATAACTGGTTATCTATTGAGCAGATTTTACGCCAGTATGCTCAGTATCAATTAGGTCGCCCTATTCGCTCTGCTACCTTGATCGATTCTTATTTTGCTGCCAACCATGATGCAACCATCTGA
- a CDS encoding MFS transporter, whose translation MQPSDLDKKILPLSPSLIKKQNRVSDPTVRNHLSAVSKCIPSQINSQEMSPKDVSQNDRDWTAQIPKTDVPSQPEIQSEEKLTSPELDSNGQSLSVATIPEKESPNLDGSGSGGEGASGNVKQQGFLPVLKNPNFLALWGGQVFSQLADKVYLVLMIALINTQFQASNQSISGWVSVLMMAFTIPAVLFGSVAGVFVDRWSKKAVLVATNIWRGILVLSIPFLLWLTHDWKPIGILPVGFIIILGVTFLVSTLTQFFAPAEQAAIPLVVEEQHLLSANSLYTTTMMASVIVGFAVGEPLLAIADGLWSQIGGSGSLGKELLVGGSYAIAGLILFLLATKEKHHHPDTEFPHVFSDLRDGFAYLKANHHVRNALLQLIILFSVFAALTVLAVRMAEIIPNMKASQFGFLLAAGGVGIAAGATILGQFGQRFSYTQLSLCGCMGMTASLIGLSIFTTQLWLVLLLVALLGVFGALVGIPMQTAIQTETPPEMRGKVFGLQNNVINIALSLPLALAGVAETFVGLQVVFLGLAAIVFSGGILTWYNSHK comes from the coding sequence ATGCAACCATCTGATTTGGATAAAAAAATCCTGCCTTTGTCACCAAGTCTCATTAAAAAACAGAATAGGGTATCAGATCCTACGGTCAGAAATCACTTAAGTGCCGTTTCAAAGTGTATACCTAGTCAAATCAATAGCCAAGAAATGTCTCCAAAAGACGTTTCTCAAAACGATCGAGATTGGACAGCCCAAATCCCAAAAACTGATGTTCCAAGTCAACCAGAAATACAATCTGAGGAGAAATTAACTAGTCCTGAGTTAGATAGCAATGGGCAGAGTTTGTCAGTAGCCACTATTCCAGAAAAAGAATCACCCAATTTAGATGGATCTGGTTCAGGTGGAGAAGGTGCTTCGGGGAATGTAAAACAGCAGGGGTTTTTGCCTGTATTAAAAAACCCTAATTTCCTGGCTCTTTGGGGCGGTCAAGTTTTCTCACAACTAGCCGATAAAGTTTATTTGGTGCTGATGATTGCTTTGATTAATACTCAGTTTCAGGCTAGTAATCAGAGTATTAGTGGTTGGGTATCAGTTTTGATGATGGCTTTTACGATTCCAGCAGTATTATTTGGTTCTGTTGCTGGCGTGTTTGTCGATCGCTGGTCAAAAAAAGCTGTGCTGGTGGCAACAAATATTTGGCGCGGCATCCTAGTTTTATCAATTCCCTTTCTGCTGTGGTTAACTCACGACTGGAAACCCATAGGAATCTTGCCAGTGGGTTTTATAATTATTCTGGGTGTCACTTTTCTAGTTTCCACACTGACGCAGTTTTTTGCACCGGCGGAACAGGCGGCAATTCCCTTAGTGGTAGAAGAACAGCATTTACTCTCAGCTAATTCGCTTTATACGACAACGATGATGGCATCGGTGATTGTTGGGTTTGCTGTTGGGGAACCGTTGTTAGCGATCGCAGATGGACTTTGGTCGCAAATTGGTGGTAGTGGTAGTTTGGGCAAAGAACTTTTAGTAGGTGGTAGTTATGCGATCGCTGGACTAATTTTATTTCTCCTGGCAACTAAGGAAAAACACCACCACCCCGATACAGAATTCCCTCACGTATTCTCCGATCTGCGAGATGGTTTTGCCTACCTCAAAGCAAATCATCATGTCCGTAATGCTTTGCTTCAGCTGATTATCTTGTTTTCTGTCTTTGCAGCATTAACTGTTCTAGCTGTTCGGATGGCAGAAATAATTCCCAACATGAAAGCCTCTCAGTTCGGCTTTTTACTAGCAGCCGGTGGTGTTGGCATTGCTGCTGGGGCAACAATTCTCGGTCAATTTGGTCAACGTTTTTCTTATACCCAGCTAAGTCTGTGCGGTTGTATGGGTATGACAGCATCCTTGATTGGTCTATCAATCTTTACAACCCAACTGTGGCTAGTCCTGTTACTGGTGGCGCTATTAGGTGTCTTTGGGGCTTTAGTGGGAATTCCTATGCAAACTGCAATTCAAACAGAAACACCTCCAGAAATGCGGGGTAAAGTTTTTGGCTTACAAAACAATGTAATTAATATTGCCCTCTCCTTACCTTTGGCATTAGCAGGGGTAGCAGAAACCTTTGTAGGATTACAGGTAGTTTTTTTGGGGTTAGCTGCGATCGTCTTTTCAGGAGGTATATTAACTTGGTATAACTCACATAAGTAG
- a CDS encoding glycosyltransferase family 4 protein: MRIAWIGKKSPFCGNVTYSREITNALLDRGHQVSFLHFAQEESEPDNWPNLREVSLPFIYKSQVYTIPTFKATKVLTDSLREIKPDVVHASLTLSPLDFFLPEICEELRLPLIATFHTPFAGKGAKLVSGTQLLAYQLYAPFLVNYDRVIVFSQIQRELLAGMGVREENIAVIPNGVDTVKYSPGFSQIKAEFKAERLFVYQGRIAPEKNVEALLRAWKQSAMEPGTKLLIVGDGPLKSSLEPFYGSEYGIIWLGFVADEDRRIEILRGADVFVLPSLVEGLSLSLLEGMSCGLACLATDVGADGEVLEKGAGVVISTKTARSQLKTLLPVLQDHPELTTLLGQKARQRVLDRYTLSKNITLLEELYKEVLAQRPLPLSRRA; the protein is encoded by the coding sequence ATGCGTATAGCCTGGATTGGAAAAAAATCACCCTTTTGCGGCAATGTCACCTACAGTCGAGAAATTACCAATGCTTTGCTAGATAGGGGACATCAAGTTAGCTTTCTTCACTTCGCCCAGGAAGAGTCTGAACCTGACAATTGGCCGAATCTTCGAGAGGTTTCCCTCCCTTTCATTTACAAGTCACAGGTTTACACAATTCCTACTTTTAAAGCAACTAAAGTTTTAACTGATTCACTGCGGGAAATTAAGCCAGATGTAGTACACGCTTCCTTGACGTTATCTCCTCTAGACTTTTTTCTACCGGAAATCTGTGAGGAACTGAGATTGCCTCTAATTGCCACTTTTCATACACCGTTTGCTGGCAAGGGGGCAAAGCTAGTATCGGGAACACAACTTTTGGCTTATCAGCTTTACGCACCTTTTTTAGTTAACTACGATCGCGTGATTGTATTTTCCCAAATTCAGCGAGAATTATTGGCAGGGATGGGCGTAAGGGAAGAAAATATTGCCGTAATTCCCAATGGTGTTGATACCGTTAAGTATTCTCCAGGATTTTCTCAAATCAAAGCGGAATTTAAAGCCGAACGCTTGTTTGTCTATCAGGGTCGAATAGCACCAGAGAAAAATGTTGAAGCCCTTCTCCGGGCTTGGAAGCAGTCTGCGATGGAGCCTGGTACTAAGTTGCTAATTGTTGGCGACGGGCCTTTAAAGTCTTCCTTAGAGCCGTTTTATGGTTCAGAATACGGCATTATCTGGTTGGGATTTGTTGCTGATGAAGACCGACGCATTGAGATTTTGCGGGGCGCAGATGTATTTGTTTTGCCTTCATTGGTAGAGGGTTTGTCCCTATCTTTGTTAGAAGGAATGTCATGTGGGTTGGCTTGTTTAGCAACAGACGTGGGTGCAGATGGAGAAGTATTGGAAAAGGGCGCAGGTGTAGTTATTAGTACTAAAACAGCGCGATCGCAGTTAAAAACCCTTTTGCCTGTGTTGCAAGATCATCCAGAGTTAACAACTTTACTGGGGCAAAAAGCCAGACAGCGTGTATTAGACCGCTATACCCTCAGTAAAAATATTACTCTGCTGGAAGAACTTTATAAAGAAGTTTTAGCACAGCGACCTCTACCGCTAAGTCGTAGAGCGTAG
- a CDS encoding DUF29 domain-containing protein — translation MTAIIDIKTLYESNYLQWLEETIKCLKNRQLADVDYENLIEELEDLAKNEKRRVKSLLEQIIRHLLLYQYWDLEKPRNANHWAAEIISFRNQLNEDLSANLRNHLEQNFSIIYSNALDYVKAKTNLTNLPELSAYTLEQILDKNWLP, via the coding sequence ATGACTGCAATCATCGACATAAAAACATTATATGAATCCAATTACCTGCAATGGTTAGAGGAGACTATTAAATGTCTCAAAAATCGACAATTAGCAGACGTTGACTATGAAAACTTAATAGAAGAACTGGAAGATTTGGCTAAAAATGAAAAAAGGCGAGTAAAAAGTTTATTAGAACAGATTATTAGACATTTATTACTTTATCAATATTGGGATTTAGAAAAGCCAAGAAATGCTAATCATTGGGCTGCGGAAATTATTAGTTTTCGGAACCAACTAAATGAAGATTTAAGTGCCAATTTACGCAATCATTTAGAGCAGAATTTCAGCATAATTTATAGCAATGCCTTAGATTATGTTAAAGCTAAAACGAATTTAACCAATTTACCTGAATTATCTGCTTATACCTTAGAGCAAATTTTGGATAAAAATTGGTTGCCTTAA
- a CDS encoding putative toxin-antitoxin system toxin component, PIN family: protein MTNPYQLVLDTNVLVSGLRSNRGASYKLLTILNDRRWQLNVSTTLIFEYEEILKREKEQLGLSDEDIDNVIEAICKIANKCSIFYLWRPIARDPDDDFLIDLAVECQADFIITYNQKDLQDAQKFGLRVVSPKEFLQIVGEIP from the coding sequence ATGACAAATCCGTACCAACTCGTACTTGATACTAATGTATTGGTTTCTGGTTTACGATCTAACCGTGGTGCATCTTACAAACTGTTAACAATTCTTAATGATAGGCGTTGGCAGTTAAATGTCTCTACCACCTTAATTTTCGAGTATGAAGAAATTCTCAAACGAGAAAAAGAGCAGCTTGGATTGAGCGATGAAGATATTGACAACGTTATTGAAGCTATTTGTAAAATTGCTAACAAGTGTAGCATTTTCTATTTATGGCGGCCAATAGCACGCGACCCTGATGATGATTTTCTCATCGATTTAGCTGTTGAATGTCAAGCCGACTTTATCATCACTTACAATCAAAAAGATTTACAAGACGCACAAAAATTTGGACTGAGGGTAGTTTCACCCAAAGAATTCTTGCAAATAGTAGGAGAAATCCCATGA
- a CDS encoding peptidase: MGKITKHPILNTLINLISRRLITALAFFLGTGLLIIFANLQSSRGLTKIPISVYSDLIISLSSSPPKPHPLPPTLAQWQDSTNSGDYFSQVTTTQVGYLVWSQFPIRVYVEPPKAVNEKQAQVWINGVLQGVHEWSTYLPLTIVEQPEIADITIARKAPPLQISPGSNIPRARSAQTTYELYTSNNVLSHRFTILLSPSQTGDYLIAATRHEFGHALGIWGHSPLQTDALYFSQVRNPSPISPRDVNTLKRVYEQPTSLGWSLVDNSNIN; the protein is encoded by the coding sequence ATGGGGAAAATAACCAAACACCCAATACTTAACACCCTAATAAATTTAATTTCACGACGGTTAATTACAGCCCTTGCCTTTTTTCTTGGCACAGGGCTGTTAATCATTTTCGCTAATCTCCAGTCTAGTAGGGGATTGACAAAAATACCAATATCTGTATACTCAGACTTAATAATTTCTCTCTCCTCATCTCCACCAAAACCCCATCCCTTACCGCCCACACTTGCACAGTGGCAAGATAGTACTAACAGTGGTGACTACTTTTCCCAAGTCACAACCACCCAAGTTGGTTATTTAGTCTGGTCACAATTTCCTATTCGAGTTTACGTAGAACCACCAAAAGCTGTTAATGAAAAACAAGCTCAAGTATGGATTAACGGTGTCTTGCAGGGTGTACACGAGTGGAGTACTTATTTACCTTTAACAATAGTCGAACAGCCAGAAATTGCTGATATTACGATCGCACGAAAAGCGCCACCTCTACAAATTTCGCCTGGTAGCAATATACCTCGTGCGCGATCGGCACAAACTACTTACGAGTTATACACCAGCAACAATGTTTTATCCCACCGCTTCACTATCTTGTTAAGTCCCAGTCAAACAGGTGATTATCTCATTGCAGCTACCCGCCATGAATTTGGTCATGCGCTAGGAATTTGGGGTCATAGTCCGCTACAAACTGATGCTTTATACTTTTCCCAAGTTCGTAACCCGTCGCCTATTTCTCCCAGAGATGTAAATACTCTAAAACGGGTTTATGAACAGCCAACCAGTTTAGGATGGTCTTTAGTGGATAATTCAAATATTAATTGA
- the secG gene encoding preprotein translocase subunit SecG gives MTATNIVQGIWAFSATGLIILVLLHSPKGDGIGAIGGQAQLFSSTKSAENTLNRITWALTVIFLGLTVVLSAGWLPK, from the coding sequence ATGACAGCTACTAATATCGTGCAAGGCATTTGGGCGTTTTCCGCCACCGGTCTAATTATCTTAGTTTTACTGCATAGCCCCAAAGGTGATGGTATCGGGGCTATTGGTGGACAAGCCCAGTTATTTAGCAGTACCAAAAGTGCAGAAAATACCTTAAACCGAATTACTTGGGCATTGACAGTAATTTTTCTCGGTCTAACAGTAGTTTTAAGTGCTGGTTGGCTGCCTAAATAA
- the gpmI gene encoding 2,3-bisphosphoglycerate-independent phosphoglycerate mutase, whose translation MTKAPVAPVVLVILDGWGYCEEKRGNAIVASKTPIMDSLWAAYPHTLIRTSGKAVGLPEGQMGNSEVGHLNIGAGRVVPQELVRISDAVEDGSIASNPALVKICQEVRSRNSKLHLIGLCSEGGVHSHITHLFGLLDLAKDQRIPEVCIHAITDGRDTAPTDGVKAITLLQDYIDRAGIGRIVTLSGRYYAMDRDHRWDRVKRAYDVMTQDGTGDNRKAVEILQASYAEGVKDEFVNPIRIAPGAIEPGDGVIFFNFRPDRARQLTQALISPKFDGFERQQITPLSFVTFTQYDSDLPVAVAFEPQNLSNILGEVIANHSLNQFRTAETEKYAHVTYFFNGGLEEPFAGEDRELVSSPMVATYDHAPAMSAVAVTDVAIAAIQKGTYSLVVINYANPDMVGHTGQIDATITAIETVDRCLGRLLESAIKAGGTTIITADHGNAEYMLDEGGNPWTAHTTNPVPFILVEGEKVKIPGYGTNVELRSDGKLSDIAPTILEILQLPQPSEMTGRSLLKTADYDLQRTRTPVQVGL comes from the coding sequence ATGACCAAAGCACCTGTTGCTCCTGTGGTGCTAGTCATTTTAGACGGATGGGGCTACTGCGAGGAAAAGCGAGGAAACGCTATTGTTGCTTCTAAAACTCCCATTATGGACAGTTTATGGGCAGCTTACCCGCATACCCTCATCCGCACATCAGGAAAAGCCGTAGGGTTGCCAGAGGGTCAAATGGGCAACTCTGAGGTTGGTCATTTGAACATTGGTGCTGGGCGAGTTGTACCGCAAGAACTAGTACGCATCTCCGATGCGGTTGAAGACGGTTCTATTGCCTCTAACCCAGCACTTGTCAAAATTTGCCAGGAAGTTCGTTCTCGGAATAGCAAGCTGCATCTAATCGGGCTTTGTTCTGAGGGAGGGGTACATTCGCATATCACCCATCTATTCGGACTACTTGACTTAGCCAAAGACCAGCGAATTCCAGAAGTTTGTATCCACGCGATCACAGATGGCCGTGACACCGCCCCAACTGACGGTGTAAAAGCAATCACATTGCTACAAGATTATATAGACCGCGCCGGAATTGGGCGTATAGTCACCCTTAGCGGTCGCTACTACGCGATGGATCGCGATCACCGTTGGGATCGGGTCAAACGCGCCTACGACGTGATGACTCAAGATGGTACGGGTGATAATCGCAAAGCTGTAGAAATCTTGCAAGCATCTTATGCAGAAGGTGTAAAAGATGAATTTGTCAACCCTATTAGAATTGCTCCCGGTGCAATAGAACCAGGAGATGGGGTGATATTTTTCAACTTCCGCCCCGATCGCGCCAGGCAATTAACTCAAGCTTTAATCAGTCCCAAATTTGACGGTTTTGAAAGACAGCAAATCACACCGCTATCTTTTGTTACCTTTACGCAGTATGATTCAGACTTACCTGTGGCTGTAGCCTTTGAGCCGCAGAATCTCAGTAATATTCTGGGAGAAGTCATAGCCAATCACAGTCTGAATCAGTTCCGCACCGCCGAAACAGAAAAATACGCCCATGTCACCTATTTCTTTAATGGTGGTCTGGAGGAACCTTTTGCTGGAGAAGATCGGGAACTGGTAAGCAGCCCGATGGTAGCGACTTACGATCACGCCCCAGCGATGTCAGCAGTAGCAGTTACAGATGTGGCGATCGCTGCGATTCAAAAGGGTACATATTCTCTAGTCGTGATTAACTATGCTAATCCAGACATGGTAGGGCATACTGGTCAAATCGACGCTACCATTACAGCAATTGAAACAGTCGATCGCTGTTTGGGACGTTTATTAGAGAGCGCCATCAAAGCCGGTGGTACAACAATTATTACTGCCGATCATGGTAACGCTGAGTATATGCTAGATGAAGGGGGTAATCCCTGGACAGCCCACACTACCAACCCAGTCCCCTTTATCTTGGTAGAAGGCGAGAAAGTCAAAATCCCTGGATATGGCACAAATGTCGAACTGCGAAGCGATGGTAAGCTATCCGACATCGCCCCCACAATTCTAGAGATTTTACAGCTGCCTCAACCATCAGAAATGACCGGGCGATCGCTGCTGAAAACAGCAGATTATGATCTGCAACGCACTCGCACCCCCGTGCAAGTAGGGCTGTAA